One Bradyrhizobium sp. CCGB12 genomic window carries:
- a CDS encoding efflux RND transporter periplasmic adaptor subunit, with amino-acid sequence MSGLRARSACVAMMLAALAPLLAGCDESSSAVSTAPPTAPDVSIVIVKPQSRAVVRELPGRIAPTRVSDVRPRVSGIVVERLFRQGSEVKAGDPLYRIDPRPFEVEVLANEAAVAKAEAALMQAKQQAHRIATLTKDRVAPEAENEKAIAAERQAHAEVEGRKAELARAKLNLDYATVRAPIDGVVGAALVSEGALVVQNETNLASIQQLDPIYADFTQSVTELNQLRRAFETGDLERIAADAAKVRLVLDDNTTYALDGKLLFSDAKVDAYTGQVTLRGEFPNPKRELLPGMYVRVRIDQGLDSDAIALPQQAIQRNGGGGSEVFVVKDDNHIAVQAVRTGSVQDGLWFITEGLKAGDKVVVEGFQRFAAGDKVKPQSWSEADATADNRHAQKLTR; translated from the coding sequence ATGTCAGGACTTCGTGCGCGATCGGCATGCGTTGCAATGATGCTCGCGGCCTTAGCGCCGCTGTTGGCCGGCTGCGACGAGTCCAGCTCCGCCGTATCCACCGCTCCGCCGACCGCCCCCGACGTCAGCATCGTGATCGTCAAGCCGCAATCGCGCGCCGTGGTGCGGGAACTGCCGGGCCGCATCGCGCCGACGCGCGTCTCCGACGTGCGGCCGCGTGTCTCCGGCATCGTGGTCGAGCGCTTGTTCCGCCAGGGTAGCGAGGTGAAGGCGGGCGATCCGCTCTACCGCATCGATCCGCGTCCGTTCGAGGTCGAGGTGTTGGCCAACGAGGCCGCGGTCGCCAAGGCCGAGGCCGCCCTCATGCAGGCCAAGCAGCAGGCGCACCGCATTGCCACCCTCACCAAGGATCGGGTAGCTCCGGAAGCCGAGAACGAAAAAGCGATCGCGGCCGAGCGGCAGGCGCATGCCGAGGTCGAAGGCCGCAAGGCGGAACTCGCGCGTGCAAAGCTCAATCTCGACTATGCGACCGTGCGGGCGCCGATCGACGGCGTCGTCGGTGCGGCTCTCGTCAGCGAGGGCGCGCTCGTGGTGCAGAACGAGACCAATCTGGCCAGCATCCAGCAGCTCGATCCGATCTATGCCGATTTCACCCAGTCGGTGACCGAACTCAACCAACTCCGCCGCGCTTTCGAAACCGGCGATCTCGAGCGGATCGCGGCCGACGCCGCCAAGGTGCGCCTCGTGCTCGACGACAACACCACCTATGCACTCGACGGCAAGCTGCTGTTCTCCGATGCCAAGGTCGATGCCTACACCGGACAGGTGACGCTGCGCGGCGAGTTCCCCAATCCCAAGCGTGAGCTCCTGCCGGGCATGTATGTCCGCGTCCGCATCGACCAGGGGCTCGATTCCGACGCGATCGCGCTGCCGCAGCAGGCGATCCAGCGCAATGGCGGCGGCGGCAGCGAAGTGTTCGTCGTCAAGGACGACAACCACATCGCCGTGCAGGCGGTGCGCACCGGCTCGGTGCAGGACGGGCTCTGGTTCATCACCGAAGGCCTGAAGGCCGGTGACAAGGTCGTGGTCGAAGGCTTCCAGAGGTTCGCCGCCGGCGACAAGGTCAAACCGCAATCCTGGTCGGAAGCGGATGCGACCGCGGATAACCGGCACGCCCAGAAGCTCACGCGGTAA
- a CDS encoding peptidoglycan -binding protein, whose protein sequence is MALARARRSDGAFNYWPGFVDALSTLVLSIVFLLSVFLVVQFFLSQEVTGKDKALEQLNAKIAQLNELLSLEKLGKLTLDDQVSQLKAGLASAETERDRIKGLYDGLAAAGNDAQGKTSELGKALDSEKAVSARALAQIEVLNQQISALRRQLAALEEALDASEKRDKESQNRIADLGSRLNVALAQRVQELSRYRSEFFGRLRAILGNRPDIRIVGDRFVFQSEVFFDTGQATLLPEGRAELDTLATALIELDKKIPNEIPWVLRVDGHTDLRPVNGPNFKSNWDLSAARSISVVQYLISLGVPAQRLVAAGFGEFQPLDPGNTEEAYKRNRRIELKLTER, encoded by the coding sequence ATGGCTCTTGCCCGCGCCCGCCGCAGCGACGGCGCCTTCAACTACTGGCCCGGCTTCGTCGACGCGCTGTCGACGCTTGTGCTGTCGATCGTGTTCCTGCTGTCCGTGTTCCTGGTCGTTCAGTTCTTCCTGTCGCAGGAGGTCACCGGCAAGGACAAGGCGCTGGAGCAGCTCAACGCCAAGATCGCGCAGCTCAACGAGCTCTTGTCGCTGGAGAAGCTCGGCAAGCTGACGCTCGACGACCAGGTCTCGCAATTGAAAGCGGGCCTCGCTTCGGCCGAGACCGAGCGCGACCGCATCAAGGGCCTCTATGACGGGCTTGCCGCCGCAGGCAACGACGCGCAAGGCAAGACCTCCGAGCTCGGCAAGGCGCTGGATTCGGAGAAAGCGGTCTCGGCACGGGCGCTGGCGCAGATCGAGGTGCTGAACCAGCAGATCAGCGCGCTGCGCCGGCAACTCGCCGCGCTGGAAGAGGCGCTCGATGCCTCCGAGAAGCGCGACAAGGAATCGCAGAACCGCATCGCCGATCTGGGGTCTCGCCTGAACGTCGCATTGGCGCAGCGGGTGCAGGAATTGTCGCGCTACCGCTCGGAGTTCTTCGGCCGCCTGCGCGCCATCCTCGGCAACCGCCCCGACATCCGCATCGTCGGCGACCGCTTCGTGTTCCAGTCCGAAGTGTTCTTCGACACCGGACAGGCGACCTTGCTGCCCGAGGGTCGCGCCGAGCTCGACACTTTGGCGACCGCGCTGATCGAGCTCGACAAGAAGATCCCGAACGAAATTCCCTGGGTGCTGCGCGTCGACGGTCACACCGATTTGCGCCCGGTCAATGGCCCGAACTTCAAGTCGAACTGGGACCTGTCCGCCGCCCGCTCCATCTCGGTGGTGCAGTACCTGATCTCGCTGGGCGTGCCGGCCCAGCGGCTGGTCGCCGCCGGCTTCGGCGAATTCCAGCCGCTCGATCCCGGCAACACCGAGGAAGCCTACAAGCGCAACCGCCGCATCGAGCTGAAGCTGACGGAGCGGTAG
- a CDS encoding thiamine phosphate synthase: MSNKPPPPRPAPRLYLATPVVDDPGSLVAELPALLASADVAAVLLRLKETDQRTMISRIKALAPPVQKAGAALLVDGHPELVARGGADGAHLPGIAALKEALPSLKPDRIAGVGGLTTRHHSMDAGEIGADYVLFGEPVANGQRPSSQAIAERLDWWAELFEPPCVGFAISLEEAHDFAASGADFVLVGEFIWTDPRGPRAALIEIDAAIKKAHATATASQDPASQEHG; the protein is encoded by the coding sequence TTGTCGAACAAACCGCCTCCGCCGCGCCCGGCGCCGCGCCTTTATCTTGCGACGCCTGTCGTCGATGATCCCGGTTCGCTCGTCGCCGAGCTGCCGGCCCTGCTTGCCTCTGCTGATGTCGCGGCGGTGCTGCTGCGGCTGAAGGAGACCGATCAGCGCACGATGATCTCGCGCATCAAGGCCCTGGCGCCGCCGGTGCAGAAGGCGGGTGCCGCGCTGCTCGTCGACGGCCATCCCGAGCTCGTCGCACGTGGCGGCGCCGACGGCGCGCACCTCCCCGGCATCGCCGCGCTGAAAGAGGCGCTGCCATCGCTCAAGCCCGATCGCATCGCCGGCGTCGGCGGGCTGACGACGCGACACCATTCCATGGATGCTGGCGAGATCGGCGCCGACTATGTACTGTTCGGCGAGCCGGTCGCCAACGGTCAACGTCCGTCGTCGCAGGCGATCGCCGAGCGGCTGGACTGGTGGGCCGAGCTGTTCGAACCGCCCTGCGTCGGCTTTGCCATTTCGCTCGAAGAGGCCCACGATTTCGCCGCCAGCGGCGCCGACTTCGTGCTGGTCGGCGAGTTCATCTGGACCGATCCGCGCGGGCCCAGGGCCGCCTTGATCGAGATAGATGCTGCAATCAAGAAGGCCCATGCGACGGCGACGGCGAGCCAGGATCCTGCGAGTCAGGAGCACGGCTAG
- a CDS encoding GNAT family N-acetyltransferase yields MSALHLRPYRAEDEAAAIDLWHRTWQQAYPQIDFAARLEWWRERWLRDLVPKASIIVAEQDGALTGFVTIDGDGYLDQLVVDPAHWGSDAARLLVNEAKRLSPSGVTLLVNKDNARAIRFYERNGFAHAGDDVNPTSGRPVLKMMWRA; encoded by the coding sequence GTGAGCGCCCTCCACCTCCGCCCCTACCGCGCCGAGGACGAGGCTGCCGCGATCGACCTCTGGCATCGCACCTGGCAGCAGGCCTACCCGCAGATCGACTTTGCCGCGCGGCTGGAATGGTGGCGCGAGCGCTGGCTGAGGGATCTGGTGCCGAAGGCGTCCATCATCGTCGCCGAACAGGATGGCGCCCTCACCGGCTTCGTCACCATCGACGGTGACGGTTATCTCGACCAGCTCGTGGTCGATCCCGCCCATTGGGGCTCGGACGCCGCAAGGCTGCTGGTGAACGAGGCCAAGCGGCTGTCGCCATCAGGCGTCACGCTGCTCGTCAACAAGGACAACGCCCGCGCCATCCGCTTCTACGAGCGCAACGGCTTTGCCCATGCCGGCGACGATGTGAACCCGACCTCGGGGCGGCCGGTGCTGAAGATGATGTGGCGGGCGTGA
- a CDS encoding inositol monophosphatase family protein, whose amino-acid sequence MLYSATINVMVKAARRAGRSLKRDLGEIEHLQVSLKGPANFVSLADKRAEEILYQDLAKARPGYGFIGEEGGTREGTDKSHTWIVDPLDGTTNFLHGIPQFAISIGLVREGTVIAGVIYNPANDELYIAERGKGAFLNDQRLRVAGRRQLNECVVACGLPHIGRGDHEEFRREMTAIQDRVAGLRRFGAASLDLAFVAAGRLDGYWERDLQSWDIAAGMIMVKEAGGTVSDIATPGDALATGHVLCGNEFVHGELAKILRK is encoded by the coding sequence ATGCTGTATTCCGCCACTATCAACGTCATGGTCAAGGCGGCGCGCCGCGCCGGCCGCAGCCTCAAGCGCGATCTCGGAGAGATCGAGCATCTCCAAGTCTCGCTGAAGGGGCCGGCGAATTTCGTCTCGCTCGCCGACAAGCGCGCCGAGGAGATCCTCTACCAGGACCTCGCCAAGGCCCGGCCCGGCTACGGCTTCATCGGCGAGGAAGGCGGTACCCGCGAAGGCACCGACAAGAGCCACACCTGGATCGTCGACCCGCTCGACGGCACCACCAATTTCCTGCACGGCATCCCGCAATTCGCGATCTCGATCGGCCTCGTCCGCGAGGGCACGGTGATCGCCGGCGTGATCTACAACCCCGCCAATGACGAGCTCTACATCGCCGAGCGCGGCAAGGGCGCCTTTCTCAACGACCAGCGCCTGCGCGTGGCCGGCCGCCGCCAGCTCAACGAGTGCGTGGTGGCCTGCGGCCTGCCCCATATCGGCCGCGGCGATCACGAGGAATTCCGCCGCGAGATGACGGCGATCCAGGACCGCGTCGCGGGCCTGCGCCGCTTCGGCGCCGCCTCGCTCGACCTCGCCTTCGTCGCCGCCGGCCGCCTCGACGGTTATTGGGAGCGCGATCTGCAATCCTGGGATATCGCCGCCGGAATGATCATGGTGAAGGAAGCAGGCGGTACCGTGAGCGACATCGCCACCCCGGGCGACGCGCTGGCGACGGGGCATGTGCTGTGCGGCAACGAGTTCGTGCACGGAGAACTGGCGAAGATTTTGCGGAAGTAG
- a CDS encoding tetratricopeptide repeat protein, translated as MKLPCITILATLLLTVPAVAQLQITPPAATPSAAPEKPKPKPHALTKKKEAAPAPKPSASPKPAPSSKPAPAATVIPAPPTDNSNVDLVFGAYQRGQYKTAFELATARAQAGDPKAMTMLGELYSNAMGIRRDYPKAAEWYKRAADAGDRAAMFALAMMRIAGRGGPVDKGEAVKLMASAAKLGEPKAAYNLALLYLDGHTLPQDVKRSAELLRQAADAGLPEAQYALATFYKEGTGVPKDPERAVRLLQAASLTDNVDAEVEYAIALFNGTGTPKNQPAAVALLRKASRQGSAIAQNRLAWVLINGMGTSVDKVEGFKWHLVAKTAGKGDPDLDKQLSDLPAEDRAKAEAAAKKWLGTK; from the coding sequence ATGAAGCTCCCGTGCATCACCATTCTGGCCACGCTACTGCTCACAGTGCCCGCGGTCGCGCAGCTCCAGATCACCCCGCCGGCGGCAACGCCGAGCGCGGCGCCTGAGAAACCGAAGCCCAAGCCGCACGCGCTCACCAAGAAGAAGGAGGCCGCACCGGCGCCGAAGCCTTCGGCCTCGCCGAAGCCGGCCCCCTCCTCCAAGCCGGCCCCGGCGGCAACCGTGATCCCGGCACCGCCGACCGACAATTCCAACGTCGATCTGGTGTTCGGCGCCTATCAGCGCGGCCAGTACAAGACGGCGTTCGAGCTCGCCACCGCCCGCGCACAAGCCGGCGATCCCAAGGCGATGACCATGCTCGGCGAGCTCTATTCCAACGCCATGGGCATCCGCCGCGACTACCCCAAGGCCGCCGAATGGTACAAGCGCGCTGCGGACGCCGGCGACCGCGCGGCGATGTTCGCGCTCGCCATGATGCGCATCGCCGGCCGCGGCGGTCCGGTCGACAAGGGCGAGGCGGTCAAGCTGATGGCGTCCGCCGCCAAGCTCGGCGAGCCCAAGGCGGCCTATAACCTCGCCCTGCTCTATCTCGACGGCCATACCCTGCCACAGGACGTCAAGCGTTCCGCCGAGCTGTTGCGCCAGGCCGCCGACGCCGGCCTGCCCGAAGCGCAATACGCGCTCGCGACCTTCTACAAGGAAGGCACCGGTGTGCCGAAGGACCCCGAAAGGGCGGTGCGTCTGCTTCAGGCCGCTTCGCTGACCGACAATGTCGACGCCGAGGTCGAATACGCCATCGCCCTGTTCAACGGCACCGGGACGCCGAAGAACCAGCCGGCGGCTGTCGCATTGCTCCGCAAGGCCTCCCGCCAGGGCAGCGCGATCGCGCAGAACCGCCTGGCCTGGGTGCTGATCAACGGCATGGGCACATCAGTGGACAAGGTCGAGGGCTTCAAATGGCACTTGGTGGCCAAGACCGCCGGCAAGGGCGATCCGGACCTCGACAAGCAATTGTCCGATCTGCCGGCCGAGGACCGGGCCAAGGCAGAGGCCGCGGCCAAGAAGTGGCTCGGGACCAAATGA
- a CDS encoding cyclopropane-fatty-acyl-phospholipid synthase family protein, producing the protein MSVVSAIIGTAERVPLPDVVIRAAIQRLCSRSVTRLSTLGAADDAAFAGRMMLRPIAEDAAGTRHDEVPASFFAQVLGPNLRYSCCFYKTDATTLQEAEEEALRQTVEHAGLADGQTILELGCGWGSLSLWMARQFPHAKVTAVSASQAQRAHIEEEARRRGLLNLRVVTADMNVFAPEGQFDRIVSVETFEHMMNWRKLMTRLRAWLAPEGRFFMHVVSHRSGSHLFDRANRDDWIAQHVFTGGLMPSHHLVRQFDDIFAIEKEWCWSGTHYQHTANDWLANFDAHRDAIEASLRKVHGEETALWMRRWRWFLLATSGLFGYADGTEWGVSHYRMKAAE; encoded by the coding sequence ATGAGCGTTGTTTCCGCGATCATCGGGACTGCCGAACGCGTGCCGTTGCCGGACGTGGTGATCCGGGCCGCGATCCAGCGCCTGTGCTCGCGCTCGGTAACGCGCCTGTCCACGCTGGGGGCGGCCGACGATGCCGCCTTCGCCGGGCGGATGATGCTGCGGCCGATCGCCGAGGACGCTGCCGGCACCAGGCATGACGAGGTGCCCGCTTCGTTCTTCGCGCAGGTGCTCGGTCCCAACCTCAGATATTCGTGCTGTTTCTACAAGACCGATGCGACCACCTTGCAGGAGGCGGAGGAGGAGGCGCTGCGCCAGACCGTCGAGCATGCCGGTCTCGCCGACGGGCAGACCATCCTCGAGCTCGGCTGCGGCTGGGGCTCGCTGTCGCTGTGGATGGCGCGGCAGTTTCCGCACGCGAAGGTGACGGCGGTATCGGCCTCGCAGGCGCAGCGCGCTCATATCGAGGAAGAGGCGCGGCGGCGCGGGCTCTTGAACCTGCGTGTCGTCACCGCCGACATGAACGTGTTCGCGCCCGAGGGCCAGTTCGACCGCATCGTCTCGGTGGAAACGTTCGAGCACATGATGAACTGGCGCAAGCTGATGACGCGCCTGCGCGCCTGGCTCGCACCCGAGGGGCGCTTCTTCATGCATGTGGTCTCGCATCGCTCCGGCTCCCATCTGTTCGACCGGGCCAATCGCGACGACTGGATCGCGCAGCACGTTTTCACGGGCGGATTGATGCCGAGCCATCATCTCGTCAGGCAATTCGACGACATCTTCGCAATCGAGAAGGAATGGTGCTGGAGCGGCACGCACTACCAACACACCGCGAACGACTGGCTTGCGAACTTCGATGCGCATCGCGACGCCATCGAGGCGTCCTTGCGCAAGGTCCATGGCGAGGAGACCGCGCTTTGGATGCGGCGCTGGCGCTGGTTCCTCCTCGCGACCTCGGGCCTGTTCGGCTATGCCGATGGAACCGAATGGGGCGTCAGCCACTACAGGATGAAGGCTGCCGAGTAA
- a CDS encoding multidrug efflux RND transporter permease subunit translates to MPSFFIDRPIFAWVVALFICLIGAISVPLLPIAQYPIIAPPSISVSTSYPGASPENLYNSVTRLIEEELNGASGILNFESTSDSLGQVEIIANFQPGTDTSAASVEVQNRIKRVEARLPRAVMQQGILIEEASSAVLQIITLNSTDGSLDEVGLGDFMIRNVLGEIRRIPGVGRATLYSTERSLRVWVDPAKLVGYGLTADDVNKAISAQNAQVASGSIGAEPSTSSQRTSALVLVKGQLSSPDEFGAIILRANADGSTVRLRDVARIEVGGLSYQFNTRLDGKPTAGLSVLMSPTGNALATASAVEEKMKELSRFFPANISYEIPYNITPVVEASIKKVLSTLVEAVVLVFVVMFLFLQNIRYTIIPTIVVPVALLGACSALLLAGYSINMLSMFAMVLAVGILVDDAIVVVENVERIMAEEGLPPKEATRKAMSQITGAIIGITLVLMAVFVPMAFFPGSVGIIYRQFSVTMVAAIGFSAFLALSLTPALCATLLKPVAAGHGHAKRGVFGWFNRMLEGGKEGYSRTVGFSLKRTGRLMLVYVALLVGLSWAFVNLPGGFLPVDDQGFVTTDVQTPSDSSYARTEAVIEKVEKYLAQRPGVDNVTFLTGFSFSGQGMNTAQAFITLKDWSERGPKDSAAAIVNDINRDLSSSIRDAKISALQPPPIDNLGNSSGFSFRLQDRGQKGYAALMSAADQLIAEANASAVLQKVYIEGLPEAGVVNLVIDREKAGAFGVTFEDINNTISTNLGSNYINDFPNRGRMQRVVVQADARDRMRTEDILNYNVKNSRGQLVPFSSFATVEWARGPTQIAGFNYYPAVRISGEAKPGFTSGDAIAEMERLAGRLPRGFGYEWTGQSLQEKLSGSQAPFLLALSVFVVFLCLAALYESWTIPLAVLLTVPLGIVGAVVAATLRSLPNDVYFTVGLITIIGLAAKDAILIIEFAKDLRKEGKPLVEATIEACRLRFRPILMTGLAFICGVLPMAIAHGAGGASQQALGSIVMGGMIAVVILALLMVPVFFVSVQRVLGGDREPAAAKESEPYGPPAQVKP, encoded by the coding sequence ATGCCGAGTTTCTTCATCGACAGGCCGATCTTCGCCTGGGTGGTCGCGCTATTCATCTGCTTGATCGGTGCGATTTCGGTACCTCTGCTGCCGATCGCGCAATATCCGATCATCGCGCCGCCCTCGATCTCGGTCTCGACCAGCTATCCCGGCGCCTCGCCGGAAAACCTCTACAACAGCGTCACGCGGCTGATCGAGGAGGAGCTCAACGGCGCCTCCGGTATCCTCAATTTCGAATCGACCAGCGATTCGCTCGGCCAGGTCGAGATCATCGCCAATTTCCAGCCGGGCACTGATACCAGCGCCGCCTCAGTCGAGGTGCAGAACCGCATCAAGCGCGTCGAGGCGCGCCTGCCGCGCGCGGTGATGCAGCAGGGCATCCTGATCGAGGAAGCCTCCAGTGCGGTGCTTCAGATCATCACGCTGAACTCGACCGATGGCAGCCTCGACGAGGTCGGCCTCGGCGACTTCATGATCCGCAACGTGCTGGGCGAGATTCGCCGCATTCCCGGCGTCGGCCGCGCCACGCTCTATTCGACCGAGCGCAGCTTGCGCGTCTGGGTCGATCCGGCCAAGCTGGTCGGCTATGGGCTGACTGCCGACGACGTCAACAAGGCCATCTCCGCGCAGAATGCGCAGGTCGCCTCCGGCAGCATCGGCGCCGAGCCGTCGACGTCGAGCCAGCGCACCTCGGCGCTGGTGCTGGTCAAGGGCCAGCTCTCGTCCCCGGACGAGTTCGGTGCCATCATCCTGCGCGCCAACGCCGACGGTTCGACCGTGCGCCTGCGCGACGTCGCGCGCATCGAGGTCGGCGGCCTCAGCTACCAGTTCAACACCCGCCTCGACGGCAAGCCGACCGCCGGCCTTTCGGTGCTGATGTCGCCGACCGGCAATGCGCTGGCGACCGCGAGCGCGGTCGAGGAGAAGATGAAGGAGCTGTCGCGCTTCTTCCCGGCCAACATCAGCTATGAGATTCCCTACAACATCACGCCCGTGGTCGAGGCCTCGATCAAGAAGGTGCTGTCGACCCTCGTCGAGGCCGTGGTGCTGGTGTTCGTGGTGATGTTCCTGTTCCTCCAGAACATCCGCTACACCATCATTCCGACCATCGTGGTGCCGGTGGCGCTGCTCGGAGCCTGTTCCGCGCTGCTGCTCGCCGGCTACTCCATCAACATGCTCTCGATGTTCGCCATGGTGCTCGCGGTCGGCATCCTCGTCGACGACGCCATCGTCGTGGTCGAGAACGTCGAGCGCATCATGGCCGAGGAAGGCCTGCCGCCGAAGGAAGCGACGCGCAAGGCGATGTCGCAGATCACCGGCGCCATCATCGGCATCACCCTGGTGTTGATGGCGGTGTTCGTGCCGATGGCGTTCTTCCCCGGCTCGGTCGGCATCATTTACCGCCAGTTCTCGGTGACCATGGTCGCCGCGATCGGCTTCTCGGCCTTCCTCGCGCTATCGCTGACGCCGGCGCTGTGTGCGACCCTGCTCAAGCCCGTCGCGGCCGGTCACGGTCACGCGAAGCGGGGCGTGTTCGGCTGGTTCAACCGCATGCTCGAAGGCGGCAAGGAAGGCTATTCGCGCACCGTCGGCTTCTCGCTGAAGCGCACCGGCCGCCTGATGCTGGTCTATGTCGCATTGCTGGTCGGTCTGTCCTGGGCGTTCGTCAACCTGCCCGGCGGCTTCCTGCCCGTCGACGACCAGGGCTTCGTCACCACCGACGTGCAGACGCCGTCGGACTCGTCCTATGCCCGCACCGAGGCGGTGATCGAGAAGGTGGAGAAATATCTGGCCCAACGGCCGGGCGTCGACAACGTCACCTTCCTCACCGGCTTCAGCTTCTCCGGCCAGGGCATGAACACCGCGCAGGCCTTCATCACGCTGAAGGACTGGTCGGAGCGCGGGCCGAAGGATTCCGCCGCGGCGATCGTCAACGACATCAACCGCGATTTGTCGTCTTCCATTCGCGATGCAAAGATCTCGGCGCTCCAGCCGCCGCCGATCGACAATCTCGGCAATTCCTCGGGCTTCTCGTTCCGCCTCCAGGACCGCGGCCAGAAGGGCTATGCGGCGCTGATGAGCGCCGCCGACCAGTTGATCGCGGAGGCCAATGCCAGCGCCGTGCTCCAGAAGGTCTATATCGAAGGCCTGCCCGAGGCCGGCGTGGTCAATCTCGTGATCGACCGCGAGAAGGCCGGCGCCTTCGGCGTCACCTTCGAGGACATCAACAACACGATCTCGACCAATCTCGGCTCGAATTACATCAACGACTTCCCGAACCGCGGCCGCATGCAGCGCGTCGTGGTGCAGGCCGATGCCCGCGACCGCATGCGGACCGAGGACATTCTCAACTACAACGTCAAGAACAGTCGCGGCCAGCTGGTGCCGTTCTCGTCCTTTGCGACCGTAGAATGGGCGCGCGGGCCGACGCAGATCGCCGGCTTCAACTATTATCCGGCGGTGCGCATCTCCGGTGAAGCGAAGCCTGGCTTCACCTCGGGCGATGCGATCGCCGAGATGGAGCGGCTTGCCGGCCGGTTGCCGCGCGGCTTCGGCTATGAATGGACCGGGCAGTCGCTCCAGGAGAAGCTCTCGGGCTCGCAGGCGCCGTTCCTGCTGGCACTGTCGGTGTTCGTGGTGTTCCTGTGCCTCGCCGCACTCTATGAAAGCTGGACCATTCCGCTCGCGGTGCTGCTCACCGTGCCGCTTGGCATCGTCGGCGCGGTTGTCGCAGCGACGCTGCGGAGCCTGCCCAACGACGTCTACTTCACCGTCGGCCTGATCACCATCATCGGCCTCGCGGCAAAGGACGCGATCCTGATCATCGAGTTCGCGAAAGATCTGCGCAAGGAGGGCAAGCCGCTGGTGGAAGCCACCATCGAGGCCTGCCGCCTGCGCTTCCGCCCGATCCTGATGACCGGCCTCGCCTTCATCTGCGGCGTGCTGCCGATGGCCATCGCCCACGGCGCCGGCGGCGCCAGCCAGCAAGCGCTTGGCTCGATCGTGATGGGCGGCATGATCGCGGTGGTGATCCTCGCGCTCTTGATGGTGCCGGTGTTCTTCGTCTCGGTGCAACGCGTGCTGGGCGGGGATCGGGAGCCAGCGGCGGCGAAGGAGAGCGAGCCGTACGGGCCGCCGGCGCAGGTGAAGCCCTAA
- a CDS encoding flagellar motor protein MotA, whose product MKPGTSPRSPMDIEYTKLSSPSVFLVRMLVFLVLCALVGVVLYKQIIQAFFANPGLNALIGAVLFIGIVLAFRQVIRLYPEVSWVNNFRIADPGLAPARHPKLLAPMAAILGGERSGRMTITQTTMRHLLDSIATRLDEARDISRYMTGLLVFLGLLGTFWGLIETVGSVGKVIDGLKVGGDSGALFDTLKEGLAAPLGGMGISFSSSLFGLAGSLILGFLDLQSSQAQNRFYTDLEDWLATTVREYGSGEVAVAAGGGGGGVASGELQAAVERLRSVLEEGSGSRGTTAAMASLAEAIQALVSHMRTEQQMIREWADGQGEQNREIRRLLERIARQPEKS is encoded by the coding sequence ATGAAGCCAGGCACTTCGCCCCGCTCCCCCATGGATATCGAGTATACCAAACTGTCCTCGCCCAGCGTCTTCCTGGTGCGGATGCTGGTATTCCTGGTGCTGTGCGCGCTGGTGGGCGTGGTGCTCTACAAGCAGATCATCCAGGCCTTCTTCGCCAATCCCGGGCTCAACGCCCTGATCGGGGCGGTCCTGTTCATCGGCATCGTGCTGGCCTTCCGCCAGGTGATCCGGCTCTATCCCGAGGTCTCCTGGGTCAATAATTTCCGCATTGCCGATCCCGGCCTGGCGCCGGCGCGGCACCCGAAGCTGTTGGCACCGATGGCGGCGATCCTCGGCGGCGAGCGCTCCGGGCGGATGACGATCACCCAGACCACGATGCGGCACCTGCTCGATTCGATCGCAACCCGCCTGGACGAGGCCCGCGACATCTCGCGCTACATGACCGGCCTGTTGGTCTTCCTCGGCCTGCTCGGCACCTTCTGGGGCCTGATCGAGACGGTCGGCTCGGTCGGCAAGGTGATCGACGGGCTCAAGGTCGGCGGCGATTCCGGCGCGCTGTTCGACACGCTCAAGGAGGGCCTCGCCGCCCCGCTCGGCGGCATGGGCATCTCGTTCTCCAGCTCGCTGTTCGGCCTCGCCGGCTCGCTGATCCTCGGCTTCCTCGACCTGCAATCGAGCCAGGCGCAGAACCGCTTCTACACCGACCTGGAGGACTGGCTCGCCACCACCGTGCGCGAATATGGCAGCGGCGAGGTTGCGGTCGCGGCCGGTGGTGGTGGCGGCGGCGTTGCCAGCGGCGAGCTTCAGGCGGCGGTCGAGCGGCTGCGCTCCGTGCTCGAGGAAGGCAGCGGCAGCCGCGGCACCACCGCGGCGATGGCGAGTCTTGCCGAAGCCATTCAGGCGCTGGTCTCGCACATGCGGACCGAGCAGCAGATGATCCGCGAATGGGCCGACGGCCAGGGCGAGCAGAACCGCGAGATCCGGCGCCTGCTGGAGCGGATTGCGCGCCAGCCCGAGAAGAGTTGA